The following DNA comes from Oscillospiraceae bacterium.
TCTTGCTCTTGCTTGATAAAGGCATTGCGAAAGTGCTGTTTGCAAACGCCTTTTATGCGGCATGGAAGTATGCGCCTTTTTTGCTGATTTCCGTAGTATTTAGTTCTTTGTCCGGGCTGATTGGCGGGGTCTTCATTGCGGCAAAAAAGCCGAAGATCCTTGCAAAGACAACGGCGGTGGGCACAGCGGTCAATACGGTTTTAAATATCGTGCTTGTGTGGCGGTGGGGGCCGGCAGGGGCCGCGGCTGCTACCTTTGTTTCGTATGTACTGATTTGGGCGGCCTGCTTCTATTGTGTCAATAAGCTTGTCAAAATCGAAATTGATTTTTTGCGCGATATGCTTTCATACGGTATTCTGGTGGCGCAGGCTGTTTTGCTGCTTGCGGGGATGCCCACGGCCTTTTTGTATCTTTGTGAAGCGGCGTGTTTCGCGGGAGTTATGCTGCTGTACAGTAAAGATACAGCCGTCTATTTTCGTTTGATTTTAGGAAAAATCAAAGGGGATAAACAAAGTTGATTAGCATTATCATGCCTGCCTACAATGAAGAAAAATTCATCAGGAATGCAGTCACATCTATTTTAAAGCAGACCTGCCGGGATTTTGAGCTGCTCGTTGTTGATGACGGGTCCACTGACGCGACCGGCAAAATTCTGCAGGAGCTGTGCCGGCAAGACCGCCGGATAAAGGGGTACACGCAAAAAAACGCCGGCGTATCGGCCGCACGGAACCGGGCACTCACGAACGCAAAAGGTGACTTTGTGACAATGGCCGATGCAGACGATGCCCTGCCCCCTGACGCACTGGAAACGCTGCTTTCTTTCATGGGCAAGGGTGTTGACTTGGTTATCGGCTCCCATGAAGGAGTCAAGGGAAGAGCGGTGCCCGCTTTCAAAAAGCCCGCCAGATACGAAGCCCACGAAATTGTGCAGCATTTTGATGCAGTTGACCCGTGCCTGTATTTTCCGTGGGCAAAACTGTACCGGCGAAGCGTGATTGTACAGAATCATCTGCAGTTTGACCCAGGTATTTCCTTTGGGGAGGATCATATTTTCAACTTGCACTATGTCGGGGTGATGAGCGGTGCGGCCGTGGTTACAGACCAAATTGTCTATCGGTATTTTTATCTGCGCGGCGGGCTGTGCTCTAAATACTATGACAATATGAATCAACTGCAAAAGGCAGTGCTCCTGTGCGTCAGAAATTACCTGGACACCCGGAAGAGCGGCGCCGAAAAATGCAGAGAACACGAAACAGGCACTTATTTGACCGGCTGCTTCAATTACTACCTCGCATGGCTGCCGCTAAAAAAGGCAGAGCAGAAAATTCGGGAAACCCTTCTGCTCTTTTCCAATCTTTTAAGTGAGAATCTTTACAGCTCCTTCTTTACTATGCACCAAAGGGAAATGCTTCAAAAAGGACAGTACCATTCTTTTGCAGTCGCTTATAGGAGAGGACATTTCCGAGATACCCTTATCAGAAAATACAGAAGAAAGTGCCGAATGCTGTTAGAAAATGCCATTCGGCGGGATTTTGGGAAATAGTGCGCTGCTTTCTGCGTGCCATGAAAAAAGGCAGAGGGCCAATGCGGAAAGCTAAAAAATATTAAAGCGCTCTGCTTTTTCTGCATGGCTTTGGGCTTTTAAGGGATCTGTTTGGCGGGAAAAGGTTTGCCGGTATCCTGCCTTTTGCAGCAAAAGAGCGGCCTGTACTGCTGTGTACAAGCCGCTTTGAACTAGAAAGGATTCGTTATTTTTCGTCTTTTTCTGCTTTAGCACAGGACGGGCAAAGTCCGACAAGCAGCAGGCGGTGCCATTCGGTCTGAAATCCCGGCATGGCGTCTGGGGTTTGGTTCAGCGCTTCATTGTAGGCAAGCGGTGTGTCAAATACCCGGCTGCACCTGCGACAGAGAAAATGGTAGTGGCTTTCCAGATTGCAGTCAAAATGATCCGGGCCGCTGGGCATGGGCAGTTTTCGTATTTCGCCCAATTCCGCGAGCAGGTTGAGATTCCGGTAAACGGTGCCTCGGCTGATTTTCGGGTCTTTTGCCCGTGCCAATTCGTAGATTTCGTCGGCGGTAGGGTGACTGTAATTGTTTTTCAGCAGGCTCAGTACCAAGCTGCGCTGCGGGCTTTTTCGTGTCTGTGCCACATGGATTCCTCCTGGTTAGTTTTTCGGCGTTGTTGCCCTGTTGAGTTCGTCATTGCTGAGCTTGGAAAGCGCAACGACCTTTTCCAGGTCAAGCCCCATCGCCTTAGCTGCCCGCTCGCCGTATTCTTTGTCGGCAAGATAGCAGTGCGCCGCGTGGCGGTACTTGATGTTTTCTGTGACCGGGGCTATGTCGACCGCGGTATTGTGAATCAGCAGTTCTTTTTTGTCTTCAGTCATCACGCGCCACAAATCGCCGCCCGCGCGGAAATCATCGTTGGTGGGGTCGTCTTTCGGGTCATATCGCCACATTGCACCCTCAAGGTCAAGCGGCGGCTCCATGACTTCCGGCTGTGCGGTCCAGACGCCGGCGCTGTTTGGGGTATAGGCAGGTGCACGGCCGTAGTTGCCGTCGGTGCGCATGGCGCCGTCGCGGTGGTAGTCAGCCACACCGCCCTTTACGCCTTTTGCCTGGTTAACAGGAATCAGGCTGCTGTTGACACCGAGGCGGTAGCGCTGTGCGTCGCCGTAGACGAAAAGCCGCCCCTGCAGGAATTTGTCCGGAGAGAAGCCGATGCCGGGTACAACATGCGCCGGCGTAAAGGCAGCCTGCTCTACTTCTGCAAAGTAATTTTCCGGCCAGCGGTTCAGTTCCAGTTCACCCACCTCAATGAGCGGATATTCGGCGTGCCGCCAGATTTTGGTGATATCAAATGGATTTTCGTAGTGCTTTTTTGCCTGCTCTTCTGTCATAATCTGCACGTACATGGTCCATTTAGGGAAATCCCCGCGCTGAATGGCGTCAAACAAGTCGCGGCCTGCGCTTTCGCGGTCTGCGGCGTTTTTCTGTGCCGCTTCTTCATTGGTCAGGTTTTTAATGCCCTGCTGTGTCTTAAAGTGAAATTTGCACCAGACCCGCTCGTTTTTCGTGTTGTAGAAAGAGAAGGTGTGCTCACCAAACAGGTGCATATGGCGGAAGCCATCCGGAATGCCGCGGTCCGACATGACAACCGTGACTTGGTGAAAACATTCGGGCAGCAGCGTCCAAAAATCCCAGTTATTCTGCGCGCTGCGCATACCGGTGTATGGGTCACGTTTGACCGCACGGTTTAAATCGGGAAAATTGTGGACATCGCGGATAAAGAAAGTGGGCGTATTGTTGCCAACCAAGTCCCAGTTGCCGTCCGGTGTGTAAAACTTCATTGCCACGCCGCGGATATCGCGCTCTGCGTCTGCGGCGCCGCGCTCGCCGGCCACTGTGGAAAAGCGGACAAAGCAGTCAGTCACCGCGCTAGGCTGCAGCACTTTGGCCCGGGTGTACTGAGAAATGTCGTGCGTAATCGTCAGTTTGCCGTATGCGCCCCAGCCTTTGGCGTGCATGCGGCGCTCCGGAATGACCTCGCGGTCAAAGTGCGCCAGTTTTTCCATCAGCCATACGTCCTGCATCATGACCGGGCCGCGCGGCCCGGCAGTAATGGAATTTTCGTTGTCAGCCACCGGTGCGCCAACCTCATTTGTAAGTTTCTTGTACTTGTCGAATTCTGCCATAAAACAAACCTCCCTTTATGTGATATATAAAATTTACAAACCGAATCTTTAAAAATATCGGCGTGTACTGCAAAGGAACAATCTGCACAGGACTTTTACGCCTGTCCGCGGCGGGGCAGCTTTCTTATACAAAAGGGTATACCGAATGCTTTTTTGGCTCTGCTGTTCTGGCACAGGCCGCGTATATTCTTTGCCGGGAAAAGCAGAGCTTTCGCCTTTCAGAGCATCTTTGCTTATAGGACTTTGCTTTCTGCGCTAAGCATACCATAATGGAATCTCACTGTCAATAGCAGGACTCATTACTAATAACAAATAGTTTGTAAATTATCCGATAGTTTTGTCACAAGCAAAAAACAGCGGCCTAAATCCTGCTGTAGTACAGAATTCAGGCCGCTGGGCTGTGCGATGCCAAGGACTGGGCTGCTGTTGTGTTGCCTTACAAGCACTTGCGGCCAGAGCCGGCCTCAAAGTGGTACTTTACAATACCGAGGTCTATTTTGGAGTATGGCCCGCCGAGATTGACCGCTTTTGCGGTGTCACCGGAGAGCTCAAACCGGAATTTCTGCTGATTCATGGCGGTTGGGGCAAGGGCGGCCGCCTTTACGCCCGCTGTAAACCACGCCGGAAGGGTGCCCCCTGCCGGGCAAAATGCGGACAAGGGTTTCGACTGGTGCGGGATGCCCTGTGTTTCGCCGTAGCCGAGAGACAGCACGCAGACAAGGCTTTCGCCGGAAGTGACCGTGCAGCTCTTTTTGGCGGTGCCTTTGGAAAAGCTCATGGCGACCCAGCAGGTATTAAGCCCCAGGCACTGCGCTTTCAGGGCGGCACGTTCACCGTAATAGCCTAGCTTTTCCTCTAGGCCGGGGCTTTTTTTGCCAACGAGGGCAATGTAATTTTGTACTTCATGGAAATTTCCGTAATGCGCCATCATACTATCAAAGGCTTTCGGCTCATTTGTGACCAGCTGAATATGCAGGCCCCCCTCTTGGTTGCAGGCGGCGATTTCACGGTTTAGTTCCTGCACAAGGTCTGCGGGAATGGGCTTTTTAAGGTAACTGCGTACAGCGTGGCGCGCTTCGATTGATTCTAAAATTGTCATGTTTTTCTCCTGTCTGCTGTTTTACAGCGAAATGACCTGTTCTTTTACTTCGGGGTCGTGGTTGGCAAATAGGCCGATGCAGTTTGGGTCAGCGGCGAGGGCGAGCATATAATCCAATGATTTTTCTGCGAGTGCGCGGTCTACAGTAAAGCCGGGAATGATATGCTCACGCAGATTTTTCTGCGTATAGAAAGTGTCGCCCGCAATGGCGGCGTATTTGCCGCCGCTCTGTACGAGCGTTGTCACCAGCCCATGGGTGTGGCCTGGAGTATTGACAAAGACAACACTGCCGTCGCCAAATAAATCGTACGATTTCCCGACTGGGCCGATTCCTGTTTTCTGAAACACAAAAGGCTCGATTTTTGCAAAGGACCAGTTGCTTTTGACATAGCGGAAAAAGTACCGCTTTGAGTCCGCGTATTCTTCTGCCGAGGCCATCACGTGCTTTGCGCCTTTCAGCAGTTCCAGCCCGCTGGTGTGGTCAAAATCCATGTGGGAAAACACAATATAAGAAAGGTCGGCGGCGGTCATGCCCAGGGCCTCCAGCTTTTTGTCAATGGACTCACCCTTGTGGATGACCGGCGTGCTGATGCCGTTGAGCAGGCCGAAAAAGCGCTTTGGCGGTTCGGTAATATAGCGGGAGCTCCAGCCGGTGTCGATGAGAATATTGCCCTTTGGGTGCTCGATCAGATAAGCAGAGACTGCAAGCTCTGTCTTTTTATCCTTTCCGCGGAACCACCCGAGCGGCGCAAGCGGATTTTTTTCTTTATACGGAATGCTTTGGTCCACAATGACGCTTCCGGTATGAAAAATGTGTATTCGCATCATGGTGCTTCGTCCTCCTTCAGCCGCGGGTAGCCGAATGCGTTGGCGTGGGTAACCACCGCGTCCACGTGGTTAATCAGATTTTTCAGGCCGCCCCAGCAGCTTTTATCGGCGTCTACATAGTAAAAATTCATTGTCCCCACGCGGTGCATATTGATGAGCTTGGCGTCTTTTAAAATCTGCAGATGGTGAGAGACCGCAGGACGCGAAAGATGCGTGCATTTTGTGATTTCGGGCACACGCATGCCCACGGTTTCATTTTGCAGCAGAGCAACTACGATTTGCTGCCGGGTTTCGTCGCCGAGCGCAATAAAGACTTTGCGGTAATTTAAAAATTCCTTTGCCAGCTGCCGGCGCTGCTGTGCACATTCGTCCATCCCTTTCCCCTCCTGCACAATGGTTTTATTGTTTGAACCATTGTACCATATATTTTCTGTAAAAGCGCAATGGAAAAGAAAATCAAGACCATTGCGGCGTTGGTTTCAGTTTTGCTTGTGCTATCTGTCCTTTTTATAGTAAGATACAAAAAGAGTTATTTGAAACCCTGTACCAAACAAATGCTCTGTAAAAAGGACCAACTTTTTTATTTTTTCTGCGTGTAAAGAAATAGGCAGAAAAAATCGGAGAAGGAGGAGGAAACATTGAATGAAAAATCGCTGATAAAAGCCTGCCAAAAAGGCGACCGACAGGCGTTTGAGGAACTCATTCAATTATTCTATCCCTATGTTTCCAAATTCCTGCTCAAAACAACCTGCGACAGGCCTTTGTCAGAGGATTTGACACAGGAAACTTTTCTCAAAATGATACGCGGCATTGAAAAATACGACCCGGGCGGCGGTGCGGCGTTTGGCACATGGCTGGTGGCAATCGCAAAAAACTGCTATATCGACTACCTGCGCCGAAACCGCGCAGAGTTTGCCGATTTTGACGAGATGCAGCTAGAGGACACAGCAGACATGGTCGGCGGCGTGCTTCAGAAAATGCAGTATGAAGAAGCGCTGAAAGCCCTTGAAACCCTGCCCGAAGAGCAGAGGCTTGCCATTCGCCTGAAGTATGAGGAAAATCTGACGCTGGCAGAGATTGCAGAGCGGGTTGGCGTGCCGCCCAAAACCATTAAAAGCCGTATACATGACGGTACAGTAAAGCTGCGGCGTATTCTAAATGCGAAAGAGAGGACTGACGGTCATGGAAATGAATGCACAAAAAATGATTTCCCTGCTCACCCCGGAGATCGACCGAAAATGTGAGCAGATTCAACAGGCCAGAAAAGAAAAGACGCAGGTGCGGCTTTTTGTGCTGCTTTGCGCGGCGGCGCTGATTATTCCAACCGTCTTTGTGTTTTTTGGCATCAGCCTTGCGGCAATTCTGACACCGGTGCTGTTTTTAGCTGCCGCGTTTCTGCTGCTTTCGCCGATTCTGATTCGCCAACAAGGGGGAGAAATGTATGAACAGGCTCGTAAAACTTCTGTCTAAATGGAAATTTAAGAGAATTGCGATTATTTATGTGATTTTGCTTTTGGCGGCGGCAGTAGGCTGTGCCGCCTCTCTCGGAATTGTGTTTCAGGGGCGCATTTCCTTTGCCATGCAGTATGCAAACGTCAGCGAAGCGGCCGAAAAATCCACTTCTGCAGAATTGACCGCTGAAATCAATAAACTGGCTTCCTCTTCCTCTGATGTAGTGGACATTTTGGTACTCAACCATAAAAACGATGTCACCTATTCTGCAAAAAAATCTGTTTTCAACCAAAGCACCTTTAACCTGACAAAAAGCAGTGCAGATAAAAACTACCTTTCCAGCGCACAGAACCCCAATGTTGTTTTTAAGTACGTTAAAGGGGAAGAATTCCTGTTTTCCTCTGTCTTTAATAAGGATTTCGGCAGTGTCCGCAGCGAATACAAGGACGACAGTTTTTATGAAAACGGTTTTTCCGACAAGACCGTCTACATGCTCAGCTACCTTGGCGAAAAGCAGAGCGGCAATAAAGTGTATATCATTACAAGTCCGACTTCTGTGCCCGGCGGCACGCTGGCCTTAAAAATCACAGCAGCTGTCGCGATGCTGTTCTTTATGATTTACTGGGTGCTGCTGGCCCTGTGGGCGGTGCAGAATGCCGCCAAAGCAAAGCTGTATCCGCTCTTTTGGGGCATTATTGTCCTGCTGACAAACCTGGCGGGTGTTATTGTGTACCAGCTTTATAAACGCGGCAACGCGACCTGTGCACACTGCGGCGCTTCGCAGAGCAAGAGTCATCTCTACTGTACCAGCTGCGGAGAAAAAATGGGCGATACCTGCGCACACTGCGGTGCACATCTCTCGCCCCGCGACCGTTTCTGCCCCAGATGCGGAAAAGAAATTGAAAAATAAAGAAGTTCGTAAAAATACGGCCTGCATGACTGCCAAAGAATGCAGCGCAAAATCCCCGGTCCCTGTGGAACCGGGGATTTTTATGTTTTTTTACGCGAAATACCAACCTGCGGCAGCTTTCTGCGTATCACAAAGGAAAACAGCTGTAGAAGAATCAATATAGGCGGCCGGTGCATAAAGCCGCGGCAAAAGGGGTATTAGAAATGGTTTACAATTTGATCAGCGGATTCTGTATGGCACTTGCCGACAGCGTTCCCGGTGTTTCCGGCGGAACGATTGCCTTTGTCATGGGTTTTTACGATACGCTTATTACGTCCCTCAGCAATCTGTTTCACGGCACAAAAGAAGAGCGGCGAAACGGGCTGAAGTTTTTGGCGAAGCTGGGGCTTGGCTGGGTTGTCGGTATGGCGCTTGCCGTATCGCTTTTGGCAGGTGTGTTTACCAGTGGAATTTACTTGGTAAGTTCACTGTTTCTCGGCTTTGTGCTGGCCTCGATTCCGCTGATTGTTGCGGAGGAAAAGGAGTCGATTATCGGGCAGTACAAAAACATACCGTTTGCAGTGCTGGGCGCCGCGCTGGTGATACTGCTGTCGTCTTTCAATCTCTCTTCTTCCGTACACAACCTTGGCTTTACGCCCGGCACAGCGCTCTATACGGTGCTTGCCGGAATGCTCGCCATTTCCGCGATGGTGCTGCCGGGTATTTCCGGCTCAACGCTTCTCATGACCTTTGGTCTGTATGTGCCGGTTATTACCGGTGTGAAGGAAATTCTGCATCTTCATTTCAGCAGCCTGTGGCTGATTGTGTGCCTTGCAATTGGCATTTTGGCGGGTGTTGTGCTGACTATGCGCGGTATTAAAAACCTGCTGGACCACCACCGCAGCGCAGCGGTCTATGCAATTTTGGGGATGATGGTGGGTTCTCTTTACGCGATTGTATTGGGGCCGACAACCTTGAAAGTGCCGCAGCACAGCATGACGGTTTCAGATTTTAACATCTGGCTTTTCTTAGTCGGGTGCCTTGCCGTACTTGGGCTGTATGGCCTAAAGGTTTTCATGAAAAAACAAAAGGAGACAAACAAAGATGCTGAATTGGATTCAGAGTGCTGACTGGTTTCTTCTGCAGTGGGTGCATGCTCACCTGCAGTGCGGATTTTTAGATTTCATAATGCCTAAAATCAGTGCGCTGGGTAATGTTGGTGCGGTCTGGCTGCTCGCGGCCGCGGTCCTGCTTTTCACAAAAAAATACCGCAAATTCGGCCTGATGATCATTGTGGGAATTGCGGCGGATTTCGTGCTTGGCAATCTGATCTTAAAGACGCTGACTGCGCGCCCGCGCCCTTGCTGGATTGACACAAGCGTGCAGATGCTGGTTTCGGTGCCGACAGATTATTCTTTTCCGTCCGGGCATACGCTGGCTTCGGTGACTGCAGCTGTGCTGCTTATGAAAGCCAACCGAAAGTTTGCGTTTGCGGCAGTTCCGCTGGCCGTGCTGATTGCATTTTCGCGGCTCTACCTTTACCTGCATTTTCCGTCAGATGTTTTGGCGTCGGTGCTGTTTGGCATTCTGACCGCCGCAGCGGCTTTTTGGTGCGTCAATCAAGTTTACCCGCTTTTGGCAGGCGGATTTCCGCAGAAAGACAAACCCCGCGCGTGAAAGCTGTTTTTGGCTGCTGAGCGCATGCGCTGAAAAGATCAGGAAATTGAGAAATCGCACAAGGAAAGGACCCGGAAGCTTAGTGCGGCAGCTTCCGGGTCCTTTCCTATATTTGTTAAAAATTTATTTTTTTTCAGGAAGTGTAATGCTTGTTACCAAATCCATCACGCCGCTGATGCAGAGGCCAATGCCCACCGCGCGCACCAGCACAACAGCGGTCGAGAAGGGGTTTGCCATCATCACGATACCCAGAATTACATTGATGACTGCAAAAAGAATGACCATCCAGCCCTTTTTCTTTTCTATTTGAAAAGCGTCGGGGGCGTCCATAAATTCACGGACGCCGTTTATGACAATGAGAAGCCCGAGAATAAACGGCATAACGGAAATGACAGACTTCATGCATGCAAAAATGATAATGCTCAAAACAATTTGTATGATTCCTAAAACCAGACTGTTTTTTGGCGCGAGCGCATCGGTGCGGTGCGAGCAGTACGCAATGACATTAGAGATGCCCAGCACAGCAAGAATCACGCCGATGATAATGGCGATAACTTTCAGTGTGCCAGAGGGCGCCGCAATCAGCAAAATGCCGAGCAGAATGTACAAAATCGGGTTTGTGAAGTTTATGAATTGTTCCTTTTTCATGGATGATTTTCCTTTCAGCTTTGTTTGTCCCCACTGCAGGGCGCTTTTCTTAGAGCGGGGCCGCTTGGTCAGGTTTTCTGCTTTATTTTTTCTTTGTAGGCTTTGCCCCAGTCACACATGGAGTCGAGCACTGGCCTTAGACTGCGCCCGGTCTCTGTCAGGGAATACTCCACACGGGGCGGGACTTCGGCGTATGCTTTGCGGGAAACCAAACCATCCGCTTCCATACTGCGCAGGTTGGCGGTCAGTACTTTTTGTGAAACGCTGCCGATCGAGCGTTTCAGTTCTCCAAAGCGTTTGGTGCCGGGCAGCAGGTCGCGTAGAATTAAGACCTTCCAGCGGTCACTGATGAGGGAAAGCGTCGTTTCGATTGGGCAGTCAGGCAGTGCCTTTTTGTCAACCATTTTGGATTCCTTCTTTTTGTTTCTATAGAAAAGTATAGCCAGATAGCTCGCTGAAAGCAAGCAGATTATGCGAAAAAGTGCCGTAATACCGCAATAGTTTCTTTTTGGTGCTTATCATACAAAAAAGTGCCTAATTTACAAAGGAAACTTACAGACTTATAATAACTGCAGAAGGGAAAAAGTACCTATCAGCAAACGGAGGAATTAGCATGAATGAAGCAGTCACCTTTTTAAAGAAAAATCCCGTACAGTATTTGGCAACGGTCGGCCGGGACGGAAAAGCAAAAGTGCGGCCCTTTATGTTCAGCGGGGAGCTGGGCGGAAAACTTTGGTTTTGCACCAACGATACCAAAGAGGTTTACCGCGAAATGCAGGAAAATCCCGATGTTGAGGTTTGCACGGCAGACAAAACCTGTGCATGGCTGCGCCTTTCTGGAAAAGCCGTCTTTTGTGAGGACCGGGACGCAAAAGAAATGTGTATGAAAATTCCCATGGTAAAAGGAATTTACCATACAGCAGACAATCCAATTTTTAAAGTCTTTTATTTGGAAAACGCACATGCAGTCCTGGCTGATTTTTCCGGAAACCCGCCGAAGGCCTTTGCCTGGTAAAGGCGGCGGAAGGATACTGTTTTCCCGCCGTGGGCCGGGTTTAACAGTAGCTTTTTATATGCAAAAGGCAGCAGTGCAAGACAAATGTACAGCCGGAAAAGAATTTTTTCACAGGATGTAAATGGTGCGCGGCGGAAAAAAGCGCACAAAGCGCGCAGAAAAGTTTTCATGCTTTCCTGCGCGCCCTTTTGGGTTTTGCGTCGTTCGAATGTGCACAAAAGGCACAGCGGATTATTTCAATTTTGCGCCGACCTGAAAAGCATTTCCGACTTTTTCGCCGATTTTCAGGTATGCGTTGTTCACCGGGTCAAAAACGATTGGGTCAAATTTTGCGGGGTCAATTTTGCCGTTTTCGCCCAGTATCTTTTCATCTGCGCTGACGTTGACGATTTCCCCAACCAAGCGGCAGGACTTTTCATCATAAGAAACCAGCCGGCACTCTAAGGCCATCGGTAGCTCTGCAAGGATAGGGGCGTCTACATGAGCGGCCTTTACTGTATGAAATCCCGCTTTTGCCACTTTATCGGCAACTTTGTTTGCGGACTCTATTCCTACATAATCGCATTCTGTTACATGGGCGGCGTC
Coding sequences within:
- a CDS encoding glycosyltransferase, yielding MISIIMPAYNEEKFIRNAVTSILKQTCRDFELLVVDDGSTDATGKILQELCRQDRRIKGYTQKNAGVSAARNRALTNAKGDFVTMADADDALPPDALETLLSFMGKGVDLVIGSHEGVKGRAVPAFKKPARYEAHEIVQHFDAVDPCLYFPWAKLYRRSVIVQNHLQFDPGISFGEDHIFNLHYVGVMSGAAVVTDQIVYRYFYLRGGLCSKYYDNMNQLQKAVLLCVRNYLDTRKSGAEKCREHETGTYLTGCFNYYLAWLPLKKAEQKIRETLLLFSNLLSENLYSSFFTMHQREMLQKGQYHSFAVAYRRGHFRDTLIRKYRRKCRMLLENAIRRDFGK
- a CDS encoding transcriptional repressor; its protein translation is MAQTRKSPQRSLVLSLLKNNYSHPTADEIYELARAKDPKISRGTVYRNLNLLAELGEIRKLPMPSGPDHFDCNLESHYHFLCRRCSRVFDTPLAYNEALNQTPDAMPGFQTEWHRLLLVGLCPSCAKAEKDEK
- a CDS encoding catalase; protein product: MAEFDKYKKLTNEVGAPVADNENSITAGPRGPVMMQDVWLMEKLAHFDREVIPERRMHAKGWGAYGKLTITHDISQYTRAKVLQPSAVTDCFVRFSTVAGERGAADAERDIRGVAMKFYTPDGNWDLVGNNTPTFFIRDVHNFPDLNRAVKRDPYTGMRSAQNNWDFWTLLPECFHQVTVVMSDRGIPDGFRHMHLFGEHTFSFYNTKNERVWCKFHFKTQQGIKNLTNEEAAQKNAADRESAGRDLFDAIQRGDFPKWTMYVQIMTEEQAKKHYENPFDITKIWRHAEYPLIEVGELELNRWPENYFAEVEQAAFTPAHVVPGIGFSPDKFLQGRLFVYGDAQRYRLGVNSSLIPVNQAKGVKGGVADYHRDGAMRTDGNYGRAPAYTPNSAGVWTAQPEVMEPPLDLEGAMWRYDPKDDPTNDDFRAGGDLWRVMTEDKKELLIHNTAVDIAPVTENIKYRHAAHCYLADKEYGERAAKAMGLDLEKVVALSKLSNDELNRATTPKN
- a CDS encoding nitroreductase gives rise to the protein MTILESIEARHAVRSYLKKPIPADLVQELNREIAACNQEGGLHIQLVTNEPKAFDSMMAHYGNFHEVQNYIALVGKKSPGLEEKLGYYGERAALKAQCLGLNTCWVAMSFSKGTAKKSCTVTSGESLVCVLSLGYGETQGIPHQSKPLSAFCPAGGTLPAWFTAGVKAAALAPTAMNQQKFRFELSGDTAKAVNLGGPYSKIDLGIVKYHFEAGSGRKCL
- a CDS encoding N-acyl homoserine lactonase family protein, with protein sequence MMRIHIFHTGSVIVDQSIPYKEKNPLAPLGWFRGKDKKTELAVSAYLIEHPKGNILIDTGWSSRYITEPPKRFFGLLNGISTPVIHKGESIDKKLEALGMTAADLSYIVFSHMDFDHTSGLELLKGAKHVMASAEEYADSKRYFFRYVKSNWSFAKIEPFVFQKTGIGPVGKSYDLFGDGSVVFVNTPGHTHGLVTTLVQSGGKYAAIAGDTFYTQKNLREHIIPGFTVDRALAEKSLDYMLALAADPNCIGLFANHDPEVKEQVISL
- a CDS encoding metalloregulator ArsR/SmtB family transcription factor; this encodes MDECAQQRRQLAKEFLNYRKVFIALGDETRQQIVVALLQNETVGMRVPEITKCTHLSRPAVSHHLQILKDAKLINMHRVGTMNFYYVDADKSCWGGLKNLINHVDAVVTHANAFGYPRLKEDEAP
- a CDS encoding RNA polymerase sigma factor — its product is MNEKSLIKACQKGDRQAFEELIQLFYPYVSKFLLKTTCDRPLSEDLTQETFLKMIRGIEKYDPGGGAAFGTWLVAIAKNCYIDYLRRNRAEFADFDEMQLEDTADMVGGVLQKMQYEEALKALETLPEEQRLAIRLKYEENLTLAEIAERVGVPPKTIKSRIHDGTVKLRRILNAKERTDGHGNECTKNDFPAHPGDRPKM
- a CDS encoding zinc ribbon domain-containing protein, whose translation is MNRLVKLLSKWKFKRIAIIYVILLLAAAVGCAASLGIVFQGRISFAMQYANVSEAAEKSTSAELTAEINKLASSSSDVVDILVLNHKNDVTYSAKKSVFNQSTFNLTKSSADKNYLSSAQNPNVVFKYVKGEEFLFSSVFNKDFGSVRSEYKDDSFYENGFSDKTVYMLSYLGEKQSGNKVYIITSPTSVPGGTLALKITAAVAMLFFMIYWVLLALWAVQNAAKAKLYPLFWGIIVLLTNLAGVIVYQLYKRGNATCAHCGASQSKSHLYCTSCGEKMGDTCAHCGAHLSPRDRFCPRCGKEIEK
- a CDS encoding DUF368 domain-containing protein encodes the protein MVYNLISGFCMALADSVPGVSGGTIAFVMGFYDTLITSLSNLFHGTKEERRNGLKFLAKLGLGWVVGMALAVSLLAGVFTSGIYLVSSLFLGFVLASIPLIVAEEKESIIGQYKNIPFAVLGAALVILLSSFNLSSSVHNLGFTPGTALYTVLAGMLAISAMVLPGISGSTLLMTFGLYVPVITGVKEILHLHFSSLWLIVCLAIGILAGVVLTMRGIKNLLDHHRSAAVYAILGMMVGSLYAIVLGPTTLKVPQHSMTVSDFNIWLFLVGCLAVLGLYGLKVFMKKQKETNKDAELDSEC
- a CDS encoding phosphatase PAP2 family protein codes for the protein MLNWIQSADWFLLQWVHAHLQCGFLDFIMPKISALGNVGAVWLLAAAVLLFTKKYRKFGLMIIVGIAADFVLGNLILKTLTARPRPCWIDTSVQMLVSVPTDYSFPSGHTLASVTAAVLLMKANRKFAFAAVPLAVLIAFSRLYLYLHFPSDVLASVLFGILTAAAAFWCVNQVYPLLAGGFPQKDKPRA
- a CDS encoding DUF308 domain-containing protein, with product MKKEQFINFTNPILYILLGILLIAAPSGTLKVIAIIIGVILAVLGISNVIAYCSHRTDALAPKNSLVLGIIQIVLSIIIFACMKSVISVMPFILGLLIVINGVREFMDAPDAFQIEKKKGWMVILFAVINVILGIVMMANPFSTAVVLVRAVGIGLCISGVMDLVTSITLPEKK
- a CDS encoding helix-turn-helix transcriptional regulator; translated protein: MVDKKALPDCPIETTLSLISDRWKVLILRDLLPGTKRFGELKRSIGSVSQKVLTANLRSMEADGLVSRKAYAEVPPRVEYSLTETGRSLRPVLDSMCDWGKAYKEKIKQKT
- a CDS encoding pyridoxamine 5'-phosphate oxidase family protein — protein: MNEAVTFLKKNPVQYLATVGRDGKAKVRPFMFSGELGGKLWFCTNDTKEVYREMQENPDVEVCTADKTCAWLRLSGKAVFCEDRDAKEMCMKIPMVKGIYHTADNPIFKVFYLENAHAVLADFSGNPPKAFAW
- a CDS encoding flavin reductase family protein; this encodes MRKDFGAQPWTYPQPVFIIATYGKDGIPDAMNAAWGGISDNTQISMCLSARHKTVKNILARKAFTVSMADAAHVTECDYVGIESANKVADKVAKAGFHTVKAAHVDAPILAELPMALECRLVSYDEKSCRLVGEIVNVSADEKILGENGKIDPAKFDPIVFDPVNNAYLKIGEKVGNAFQVGAKLK